A part of Campylobacter ureolyticus ACS-301-V-Sch3b genomic DNA contains:
- the dapE gene encoding succinyl-diaminopimelate desuccinylase, with protein MKKEIDQELSLLTELLKFKSITPNDDGCLNYIAMLFVDFETKFIEKNGVKNLFLKKKFGDGNHLCFAGHVDVVPPGDGWQSDPFKPVIKDGYIYARGSQDMKSGVAAFLSAILETDDFDGTLSILLTSDEEGDAIYGTREVLKYLDEIGELPDYAVVAEPTSDIKFGDTIKVGRRGSINGTLTIKGKQGHAAYPNKCINPAHILATKFNEFAGFNLDNGDEFFEPSKIVITDIRGGMEVCNVTPNEVKIMFNVRNGMLTNLEKVENYIKNLYDDYEIDLKISASSFPFITSKNSKIITNLSKSVEKISGIKPKLNTAGGTSDAKYFAKFGVECAEFGVVNDRIHSLDERVSIDEYKNLCKIFKDLIQNFN; from the coding sequence ATGAAAAAAGAGATAGATCAAGAACTTTCGCTTTTAACAGAACTTTTGAAATTTAAATCAATTACTCCTAATGATGATGGTTGTTTAAACTATATAGCTATGCTTTTTGTGGATTTTGAAACTAAATTTATAGAAAAAAATGGAGTTAAAAACCTTTTTTTAAAAAAGAAATTTGGTGATGGCAATCACCTTTGTTTTGCAGGACATGTTGATGTTGTTCCACCAGGAGATGGTTGGCAAAGTGATCCGTTTAAACCAGTAATTAAAGATGGCTATATCTATGCCAGAGGTTCGCAAGATATGAAAAGTGGCGTTGCTGCGTTTTTATCAGCGATTTTAGAAACAGATGATTTTGATGGGACTTTAAGCATACTTTTAACAAGTGATGAAGAAGGGGACGCTATTTATGGAACTAGGGAGGTTTTAAAATATTTAGATGAGATAGGTGAACTTCCTGATTATGCTGTTGTAGCTGAGCCAACTTCTGATATAAAATTTGGAGATACTATAAAAGTTGGAAGAAGAGGGTCAATTAATGGCACATTAACTATAAAGGGCAAACAAGGACATGCTGCTTATCCAAATAAGTGCATTAACCCAGCCCATATTTTAGCAACTAAATTTAATGAGTTTGCTGGATTTAATTTAGATAATGGTGATGAGTTTTTTGAGCCAAGCAAAATTGTAATTACCGATATTCGTGGTGGTATGGAGGTTTGTAATGTCACTCCAAATGAAGTAAAAATTATGTTTAATGTAAGAAATGGAATGCTTACAAATTTAGAAAAAGTTGAAAATTATATTAAAAATTTATATGATGATTATGAAATTGATTTAAAAATTTCAGCTTCATCTTTTCCTTTTATTACTTCAAAAAACTCTAAAATCATTACAAATTTAAGTAAAAGTGTGGAGAAAATATCTGGCATTAAGCCAAAGCTAAACACAGCTGGTGGCACAAGTGATGCAAAATATTTTGCAAAATTTGGCGTTGAGTGTGCTGAGTTTGGCGTGGTAAATGATAGAATTCATAGTCTAGATGAAAGAGTTAGCATAGATGAATATAAAAATTTATGTAAAATTTTTAAAGATTTAATACAAAATTTCAACTAA
- a CDS encoding multiheme c-type cytochrome, with amino-acid sequence MRVLLCILITVIFGNAGIIERFTKPENCKSCHDEQFSAWKTSLHSLSHEKNNELYEKSVRFVALEASKGHAEVLVSCSNCHNPRLEIKEVDDVYTIAKAFDLKTQKTEKIDEALGVEHIQNGISCYICHNVDSIKAKSSQNQVGYKNFKWTEDDTIVGPYEDPDNRAGFHTSSQRDFFVDGNDLCLSCHQGTALNNPLAIYNTGDEHLQSGDTQRCVDCHMKPTTKGIISPHSKPETAKVRDLRAHLFAGVRNSSELLNDSLKIDLKKIAQNKVNLNVLNLTSHNLPSGFSGRNITIIVTFFDNNAKELKSQSINFEKIYHNKLEVITLSYTADKLISDTTLKAYEDRNIKIDIPLHTSSAKVEVLYYVLSPKLQERIIINDEKYTKPYEIYKATFSLN; translated from the coding sequence ATGAGAGTGTTACTTTGTATTTTAATTACTGTAATTTTTGGAAATGCTGGGATTATTGAGCGTTTTACAAAACCTGAAAATTGTAAATCATGCCATGATGAACAGTTTAGTGCGTGGAAAACTTCACTTCACTCACTTTCGCATGAAAAAAACAATGAACTTTATGAAAAAAGTGTAAGATTTGTAGCTCTTGAAGCAAGTAAAGGACATGCGGAAGTTTTAGTATCTTGTTCAAATTGCCACAATCCAAGACTTGAGATAAAAGAAGTTGATGATGTTTATACAATTGCAAAAGCTTTTGATCTAAAAACCCAAAAAACTGAAAAAATAGATGAGGCTTTAGGTGTTGAACATATACAAAATGGAATAAGTTGTTATATCTGCCACAATGTTGATAGCATAAAGGCAAAAAGTTCTCAAAACCAAGTGGGATATAAAAATTTTAAATGGACAGAAGATGATACTATTGTAGGCCCTTATGAAGATCCAGATAATAGAGCTGGTTTTCACACAAGCTCACAAAGAGATTTTTTTGTAGATGGAAATGATTTATGTTTATCTTGTCATCAAGGAACTGCTTTAAATAACCCTTTGGCTATTTATAATACAGGCGATGAACATTTACAAAGTGGCGATACCCAAAGATGTGTAGATTGTCATATGAAACCTACTACAAAAGGTATTATATCACCACATTCAAAACCAGAAACAGCTAAAGTAAGGGATCTTAGAGCTCACCTTTTTGCAGGCGTTAGAAACAGCTCTGAGCTTTTAAATGATTCTTTAAAAATAGATCTTAAAAAAATAGCTCAAAATAAAGTAAATTTAAATGTTTTAAATTTAACATCACACAATCTCCCAAGTGGATTTAGTGGAAGAAATATAACTATAATAGTTACATTTTTTGATAATAACGCAAAAGAGTTAAAATCACAAAGTATAAATTTTGAAAAAATTTATCACAATAAGCTTGAAGTTATAACTCTTTCATATACTGCGGATAAGCTTATATCAGATACTACTTTAAAAGCATATGAAGATAGAAATATAAAAATTGATATCCCACTTCATACAAGCTCTGCAAAAGTTGAGGTTTTATACTATGTTTTATCACCAAAACTTCAAGAAAGAATTATAATAAATGATGAAAAATACACAAAACCTTATGAAATTTATAAGGCTACATTTAGCTTAAATTAA
- a CDS encoding endonuclease MutS2 yields the protein MEIFKKLDLDEYLAEFNSYLARKKPLFLEGDSKTYYDWIDEISKFDVTLCENISNLDDALMRISKLGILHISEIYEISKIIKYFNYIKKIEFDGSFANWLLKIEIPEAITEISNYFDEKGEFKDSVDERFFTFKNAFKIKKDEINSQLKKLIYTKSLTPYLVDTQIHYINDSETLLVRGGFNHALKGSVVARSSGGYFYVLPSAISKLKSDQAEILDKIEEITFEHCKRISGIFNKNLSFLRFINKSFDRLDSVVARANFAKSKDYEFILASNSNEIIIKDFAHPILKNPKKVSINFTKNILLITGVNAGGKSMLLKSILSVALLSKYLLPMRIDANKSKIGTFKEFSLIMEDPQNSKNDISTFAGRMLSFSKLFGKKNLLLGIDEIELGTDFEEAASLYAVITQHLLKQNIKMVITTHHKRLAMILAKNSDVELVAALYDEKKSLPKYEFLEGTIGKSYAFETALRYGISPNIVKNAKELYGDEKENLNEAISKTLNLELKLKEELKKTSQKQNKLDDLLTSLKNQKENYENAQKEIISKLELEYYKAINEAKKGINLQDTKDKQRSINKANEFRKAIKKPEFKAQNETFEVGDYVKYGLLKGTISKLNKTDAIILTDDLSLRVPLKLLKKSNSKPINQKSKIKISIEKPQKPDLVLDLHGQRVEEALNNLDKFISDSLLMGFDEVIIKHGIGTGKLSKAVKNFLNSHPSVKSYRDGAPNEGGFGSKVVSL from the coding sequence ATGGAAATATTTAAAAAACTTGACTTGGATGAATACTTAGCCGAGTTTAACTCATATCTTGCAAGGAAAAAACCACTTTTTTTAGAAGGCGATAGTAAAACTTATTATGACTGGATAGATGAAATATCAAAATTTGATGTCACGCTTTGTGAAAATATCTCAAATTTAGACGATGCGTTGATGAGAATTTCTAAATTAGGCATTTTACATATAAGTGAAATCTATGAAATTTCAAAAATTATAAAATATTTTAACTATATAAAAAAAATTGAGTTTGACGGAAGTTTTGCAAACTGGCTTTTAAAGATAGAAATTCCAGAAGCTATAACAGAAATATCAAATTATTTTGATGAAAAAGGTGAGTTTAAAGATAGTGTTGATGAGAGGTTTTTTACTTTTAAAAATGCTTTTAAAATTAAAAAAGATGAGATTAACTCGCAACTTAAAAAGTTAATTTATACAAAAAGTTTAACGCCATATTTAGTAGATACTCAAATTCATTATATAAATGATAGTGAAACACTTTTAGTAAGAGGTGGGTTTAATCACGCTTTAAAAGGAAGTGTTGTAGCAAGAAGTAGTGGTGGGTATTTTTATGTTTTGCCTAGTGCAATATCAAAACTAAAAAGCGATCAAGCTGAAATTTTAGATAAAATTGAGGAAATAACCTTTGAACATTGTAAGAGAATTTCAGGTATTTTTAATAAAAATTTAAGTTTTTTAAGATTTATAAATAAATCATTTGATCGTCTTGATAGTGTTGTAGCAAGGGCAAATTTTGCCAAAAGCAAAGACTACGAGTTTATCTTAGCGTCAAATTCAAACGAAATTATTATAAAGGATTTTGCTCATCCAATACTTAAAAATCCAAAAAAAGTAAGTATAAATTTTACTAAAAATATACTTTTAATAACTGGTGTAAATGCGGGTGGAAAAAGTATGCTCTTAAAATCAATTTTAAGCGTAGCACTACTATCAAAGTATTTACTTCCTATGAGAATCGATGCAAATAAAAGCAAAATTGGCACTTTTAAAGAGTTTTCGCTTATCATGGAAGATCCGCAAAACTCTAAAAATGATATTTCAACTTTTGCTGGAAGAATGCTAAGTTTTTCAAAACTTTTTGGTAAAAAAAACCTTCTTTTAGGAATTGATGAGATAGAGCTTGGAACTGATTTTGAAGAAGCAGCAAGCCTTTATGCTGTTATAACCCAGCATCTTTTAAAACAAAATATAAAAATGGTTATTACAACTCATCATAAGCGTCTAGCTATGATTTTGGCTAAAAATAGCGATGTGGAGCTTGTTGCTGCACTTTATGATGAAAAAAAATCTCTTCCAAAATATGAATTTTTAGAAGGCACAATAGGAAAGTCGTATGCTTTTGAGACAGCTTTGAGATATGGAATTTCACCAAATATTGTAAAAAACGCAAAAGAACTTTATGGAGATGAAAAAGAAAATTTAAACGAAGCTATCAGTAAGACTTTAAATTTGGAGTTAAAACTAAAAGAGGAGCTAAAAAAAACCTCTCAAAAACAAAATAAATTAGATGATTTATTAACTAGTCTAAAAAATCAAAAAGAAAATTATGAAAATGCTCAAAAAGAAATTATTTCAAAACTAGAATTAGAGTATTATAAAGCTATAAATGAGGCTAAAAAAGGTATAAATTTACAAGATACAAAAGATAAACAAAGAAGTATTAATAAAGCAAATGAGTTTAGAAAAGCTATAAAAAAACCTGAATTTAAAGCCCAAAACGAGACTTTTGAAGTTGGGGATTATGTAAAATATGGTTTATTAAAAGGAACTATTTCAAAGCTTAATAAAACAGATGCGATAATTTTAACGGATGATTTAAGTCTTAGAGTTCCTTTAAAACTTCTTAAAAAAAGTAACTCTAAACCTATAAATCAAAAATCAAAGATAAAAATAAGTATAGAAAAACCACAAAAACCAGATTTAGTTTTAGATTTACATGGTCAAAGAGTTGAAGAGGCTTTAAATAATTTAGATAAATTTATCTCAGATAGCCTTTTAATGGGATTTGATGAGGTTATCATAAAACATGGAATAGGAACAGGTAAACTGTCAAAAGCGGTTAAAAATTTCTTAAATTCTCATCCAAGTGTGAAATCATATAGAGACGGAGCACCAAATGAGGGTGGTTTTGGCTCAAAAGTAGTTAGTTTATGA
- a CDS encoding nitrous oxide reductase accessory protein NosL produces the protein MIRSLTVFLFFSLFVFGDEPNLQLGLDENLSTKLDDFSSFSAKPLRNCIKTAYFAKLKSGENLQYCDLGELSFHSMDEDILFSSIKVADYKTLSLMPALKANYVVNEKGEFAFLNKDDAISFTNKFGGKITDFDNAFDKAYIRQSKIKKDKFNQTMAKRIYEKRCEKLSKSDYKFINELKVDIFKKCKNLYYDDRLKNFENLSGILEGIFDEKKADLVVKYIWFFEKQKDELKIEFSKTDRCPICGMFVYKYPKWVVVVNLEDKTFHFDGAKDMMKFILKDENIKNKASILIRDYYTQKVINAKKAFFVAGSDVLGPMGNELIAFEMHESARTFRLEHGGTEIYKFDEITNSVTCALDGRSCE, from the coding sequence ATGATAAGAAGCTTAACCGTTTTTTTATTTTTTTCTTTATTTGTTTTTGGGGATGAGCCAAATTTACAGTTAGGCTTAGATGAAAATTTATCTACAAAATTAGATGATTTTTCATCCTTTAGTGCAAAACCTTTAAGAAATTGCATTAAAACGGCATATTTTGCAAAGCTAAAAAGTGGTGAAAATTTACAGTATTGCGACCTTGGAGAGCTTTCATTTCACTCTATGGATGAGGATATTTTATTTAGCTCTATAAAAGTTGCTGATTATAAAACCTTGTCCTTAATGCCTGCTTTAAAAGCAAATTATGTGGTAAATGAAAAAGGCGAGTTTGCTTTTTTAAATAAAGATGATGCAATTAGTTTTACAAATAAATTTGGTGGTAAAATAACCGATTTTGATAATGCATTTGACAAAGCCTACATAAGACAAAGTAAAATAAAAAAAGATAAATTTAATCAAACAATGGCTAAGAGAATTTATGAAAAAAGGTGTGAAAAGCTATCAAAAAGTGATTATAAATTTATAAATGAATTAAAAGTTGATATTTTTAAAAAATGTAAAAATTTATACTATGATGATAGGCTCAAAAATTTTGAAAATTTAAGTGGCATTTTAGAGGGCATTTTTGATGAAAAAAAAGCAGATCTTGTAGTAAAATATATCTGGTTTTTTGAAAAGCAAAAAGATGAATTAAAAATAGAATTTTCTAAAACTGATAGATGTCCAATTTGTGGAATGTTTGTCTATAAGTATCCAAAATGGGTAGTTGTGGTTAATTTAGAAGATAAAACTTTTCATTTTGATGGTGCAAAAGATATGATGAAATTTATCTTAAAAGATGAAAACATAAAAAATAAAGCTAGCATTTTAATAAGAGATTATTACACTCAAAAAGTCATTAATGCAAAAAAAGCTTTTTTTGTTGCGGGAAGCGATGTTTTAGGGCCTATGGGAAATGAGCTAATTGCTTTTGAAATGCATGAAAGTGCAAGAACTTTTAGGCTTGAGCATGGCGGAACTGAAATTTATAAATTTGATGAGATTACAAACTCAGTAACTTGTGCTTTAGATGGAAGAAGTTGTGAATAA
- a CDS encoding ABC transporter ATP-binding protein codes for MENFIEIKNITKTFNENTSQEFTPLKNISFNIKKNETFFLKGVSGSGKSTLLGLIAGLYKPTFGDIVIGGESISKLSLKFASKFRRKNIGIIFQNFNLIPTLSVIDNILLPTLPDKNGNLEYIKELLDRFGIYSKIKSKALNLSGGEQQRVAIIRALVNNPSIILADEPTANLDKALSQKLIEYFSLMKDKTIIISTHDPFLLESGLGNDFYELKKD; via the coding sequence ATGGAAAATTTTATAGAGATAAAAAATATTACTAAAACTTTTAATGAAAACACAAGCCAAGAATTTACTCCGCTTAAAAATATAAGTTTTAATATTAAAAAAAATGAGACATTTTTTTTAAAAGGAGTTAGCGGAAGTGGCAAAAGCACGCTTTTAGGTCTTATTGCAGGACTTTATAAGCCAACTTTTGGAGATATTGTAATTGGTGGGGAGAGTATTTCTAAACTATCTTTAAAATTTGCTTCCAAATTTAGGAGAAAAAATATAGGCATTATTTTTCAAAATTTTAATTTAATTCCAACTTTAAGTGTGATTGATAATATTTTACTCCCAACTTTGCCTGATAAAAATGGAAATTTAGAGTATATAAAAGAGCTTCTAGATAGGTTTGGAATTTATTCAAAAATCAAATCAAAAGCCTTAAATTTAAGCGGTGGAGAGCAGCAAAGAGTTGCTATAATTAGGGCCTTAGTAAATAATCCAAGTATTATTTTAGCCGATGAGCCAACTGCAAATTTAGATAAAGCATTAAGTCAAAAACTTATAGAATATTTTTCTTTAATGAAAGATAAAACAATAATCATATCAACACATGATCCATTTTTATTAGAAAGTGGCTTAGGTAATGATTTTTATGAGTTAAAAAAGGATTAA
- a CDS encoding ABC transporter permease, with protein MKNIFNYTLASITRYGYKNLTITFIFGVLVWLLSSVLMITNSLNNEYKSISKEFPDILVSKSYGGRSYLIEGNLTGEFLKIAGVKSAKGRVWGQYYFERNRVYLSIFGIKSFEEQYQKEIEKIAEVFNESKNPPFMITSKSILKVLEGDLKLYKSVPFFTPENSMIKVNVGGVYKFNHSLENNDIILLDEDVAREILGIKKPYFSDITIDVSNPSEVDFIAKKIAISNSNLKVITKNSMLKQYQLLFDYKSGLFLMLFVICFVTFATVLYDKASGLRSEEKREIGILKALGWEISHIINYKLMESLILSVFAFVIGVSLAIFFVYILQAPFLKQIFVGYSELKFPFELVFNLNFKIIALLFFVTVPLYVAVCIIPAWKIAVSDAGEILR; from the coding sequence ATGAAAAATATATTTAATTACACCTTAGCTTCAATTACAAGATATGGTTATAAAAACTTAACTATTACATTTATTTTTGGAGTTTTAGTTTGGCTTTTATCATCGGTTTTGATGATAACAAACTCACTAAATAACGAATATAAAAGCATTTCAAAAGAATTTCCTGATATTTTGGTAAGTAAGAGTTATGGTGGGAGAAGCTATTTAATAGAGGGAAATTTAACTGGTGAGTTTTTGAAAATTGCTGGAGTAAAAAGTGCAAAAGGGCGTGTTTGGGGGCAATATTATTTTGAAAGAAATAGGGTTTATTTAAGTATTTTTGGTATAAAAAGTTTTGAAGAGCAGTATCAAAAAGAGATAGAAAAAATAGCCGAAGTTTTTAACGAAAGTAAAAATCCGCCTTTTATGATAACTTCAAAAAGTATTTTAAAAGTTTTAGAGGGGGATTTAAAACTTTATAAAAGTGTGCCATTTTTTACACCAGAAAACAGTATGATAAAAGTAAATGTTGGTGGGGTTTATAAATTTAACCACTCTTTGGAAAACAACGACATAATACTGCTTGATGAGGATGTTGCAAGAGAAATTTTAGGTATTAAAAAACCATATTTCAGTGATATAACTATAGATGTTTCAAATCCTTCAGAAGTTGATTTTATAGCCAAAAAAATAGCCATTTCAAACTCAAATTTAAAAGTCATTACAAAAAATTCTATGTTAAAACAATATCAGCTTTTATTTGATTATAAAAGTGGGCTTTTTTTAATGCTTTTTGTGATATGTTTTGTAACATTTGCAACCGTTTTATATGATAAAGCAAGTGGTTTAAGAAGTGAAGAAAAAAGAGAAATAGGCATTTTAAAGGCTCTTGGCTGGGAAATTTCACATATTATAAATTATAAATTGATGGAAAGTTTAATTTTATCGGTTTTTGCTTTTGTTATTGGTGTAAGTTTGGCAATATTTTTTGTCTATATTTTGCAAGCACCTTTTTTAAAGCAAATTTTTGTAGGATATAGTGAGTTAAAATTTCCATTTGAGCTTGTTTTTAATTTAAATTTTAAAATAATAGCGCTTTTGTTTTTTGTTACAGTGCCTTTATATGTGGCAGTTTGTATAATACCAGCATGGAAAATAGCCGTAAGTGATGCGGGTGAAATTTTAAGGTAG
- the murC gene encoding UDP-N-acetylmuramate--L-alanine ligase gives MKKVHFIGIGGIGISAIARFLKEKKFIISGSDISESETVRDLRNEGMKISTPHSKNNITDQDFVVYSAAIKPDNEELVEANKKGIKCYSRKEILPFVLKDKKVFSVAGAHGKSTTSAMLSSLIEGSVIIGAISKQFGSNMKYFESDKIVFEADESDSSFLNSNPYLAVVTNAEPEHMEHYDFSIEKFHAAYKGFLERAEICVINAEDEFLGSLKKECIKLFPSKDIEDIKLVLRDYEPYMSFRLKNLGRFEVFGIGEHIAIDASLAILAASSQIGLEEIRKNLTFYKGIKKRFDILVAKKDFVLIDDYAHHPTEIKATLKSVKEYAKLLGINKITAIFQPHRFTRLKANLNGFKECFKECDDLVILPVYSAGESDNGISLKDEFSHLNPLFANSVKRVDDHIEFSDIYDVKHILNEGIVVGFGAGDISNQLRQKI, from the coding sequence TTGAAAAAAGTTCATTTTATAGGAATTGGTGGAATTGGAATTTCAGCAATTGCAAGATTTTTAAAAGAAAAAAAATTTATTATAAGTGGCTCTGATATTAGTGAAAGTGAAACGGTAAGGGATTTAAGAAATGAAGGGATGAAAATTTCAACTCCTCACTCAAAAAACAATATCACAGATCAAGATTTTGTGGTTTATTCAGCTGCCATAAAGCCAGATAATGAAGAGCTTGTGGAAGCTAATAAAAAAGGAATTAAATGCTATTCAAGAAAAGAAATTTTACCCTTTGTTTTAAAAGATAAAAAGGTTTTTTCAGTTGCTGGAGCTCATGGCAAAAGTACCACCTCAGCAATGCTTTCAAGTTTGATTGAAGGAAGTGTTATAATTGGAGCTATTTCAAAGCAGTTTGGCTCAAATATGAAATATTTTGAAAGCGATAAGATAGTTTTTGAGGCAGATGAAAGCGATAGCAGTTTTTTAAACTCAAATCCTTACTTGGCTGTTGTAACAAATGCCGAGCCAGAACATATGGAACATTATGATTTTAGTATAGAAAAATTTCATGCTGCTTATAAAGGCTTTTTAGAAAGAGCTGAAATTTGTGTTATAAACGCAGAAGATGAGTTTTTAGGAAGTTTAAAAAAAGAGTGTATTAAACTTTTTCCAAGCAAAGATATAGAGGACATTAAACTTGTTTTAAGGGATTATGAGCCATATATGAGTTTTAGGCTTAAAAATTTAGGAAGATTTGAAGTTTTTGGCATTGGTGAGCATATCGCAATTGATGCAAGCCTTGCTATTTTAGCGGCAAGTTCTCAAATAGGGCTTGAAGAAATTAGAAAAAATTTAACATTTTATAAGGGCATAAAAAAAAGATTTGACATTTTAGTTGCAAAAAAAGACTTTGTTTTAATAGATGATTATGCTCATCATCCAACTGAGATAAAAGCAACTTTAAAAAGTGTAAAAGAGTATGCAAAACTTTTAGGGATTAATAAAATCACAGCTATTTTTCAGCCACACAGATTTACAAGGCTTAAAGCAAATTTAAATGGCTTTAAAGAATGCTTTAAAGAATGTGATGATTTAGTTATTTTGCCAGTTTATAGTGCTGGAGAAAGTGATAATGGAATTTCATTAAAAGATGAGTTTTCACATTTAAATCCACTTTTTGCAAACTCTGTAAAAAGAGTAGATGATCATATAGAATTTAGTGATATTTATGATGTTAAGCATATTTTAAATGAAGGCATTGTTGTTGGGTTTGGTGCTGGAGATATATCAAATCAGTTAAGGCAAAAAATATGA
- a CDS encoding LysE family transporter, with the protein MSSFLQGVLLGFGVAVPIGPLNILIMSYAFTSYSKALCLGLGAMSTDVFYLILLSFGVLHLLNTPITLKIVAIFGSLFLIYMAFGLIKDVNKEIKTKSNLEPKGYLNTYFKGCFLNLTNPYVIIFWFSMAAITTSTNNLSLTLFGLIVGILSWILVFPLIIYKSKNFISKKMMRALAYFSAFVLLFFALNLLYQHFFKEIL; encoded by the coding sequence ATGAGTTCATTTTTGCAAGGTGTTTTGCTTGGTTTTGGTGTAGCAGTGCCAATTGGTCCTTTAAATATTTTAATAATGTCATACGCTTTTACAAGCTATTCAAAAGCTCTTTGTTTAGGGCTTGGAGCGATGAGCACTGATGTTTTTTATTTAATACTTCTTAGTTTTGGAGTTTTGCACTTATTAAACACTCCAATAACTTTAAAAATAGTTGCTATTTTTGGAAGTTTGTTTTTGATTTATATGGCTTTTGGTCTTATAAAAGATGTAAATAAAGAGATCAAAACAAAATCAAATTTAGAGCCAAAAGGATATCTAAACACTTATTTTAAGGGATGTTTTTTAAATTTAACAAATCCTTACGTGATAATTTTTTGGTTTAGTATGGCAGCAATTACAACTAGTACAAATAATTTATCATTAACACTTTTTGGGCTTATTGTAGGAATTTTAAGCTGGATTTTAGTTTTTCCACTTATTATTTACAAAAGTAAAAATTTTATAAGTAAAAAAATGATGAGAGCACTAGCTTATTTTTCAGCTTTTGTGTTGCTGTTTTTTGCTTTAAATTTATTGTATCAGCATTTTTTTAAGGAAATTTTATGA
- a CDS encoding RidA family protein → MKVIKTLEAPAAIGPYSQAIKANGFLFVSGQIPLTPNGELAGDDIKTQTKQVLKNLKAILKEADLSLKDAVKTTIFLKNMDDFSVVNEIYAQAFKEHKPARSTIEISKLPKDVLIEIELIAKA, encoded by the coding sequence ATGAAAGTTATAAAAACATTAGAGGCACCAGCGGCAATTGGTCCATACTCACAAGCTATTAAGGCAAATGGATTTTTGTTTGTTTCAGGACAAATTCCACTAACTCCAAACGGTGAACTTGCAGGAGATGATATAAAAACTCAAACAAAACAAGTTTTAAAAAACTTAAAAGCGATTTTAAAAGAAGCTGATTTATCGCTAAAAGATGCAGTAAAAACAACAATTTTTTTAAAAAACATGGATGATTTTTCTGTAGTAAATGAAATTTACGCACAAGCTTTTAAAGAGCATAAACCAGCTAGAAGCACGATTGAGATTTCAAAACTTCCAAAAGATGTTTTAATAGAAATAGAGCTTATCGCAAAAGCATAA